The proteins below are encoded in one region of Phaeodactylum tricornutum CCAP 1055/1 chromosome 3, complete sequence:
- a CDS encoding predicted protein: MMSKNEHNRMEVESTTDRHEDNSDAVETMQEPLSIRNLNVVPASLKIWNGVAVIVQFAQAAALFALSANADNAYYWYTNYPATFEDRDENPEEFGRPGPTEVADFSITWYSAVFILLSGLDHLACIIFWSTYKYQIERHQNHFRWAEYSISASLMRIMIAQLAGVTDIHLIWMLFASTAITMILGGIHESVNAKARADGLKQNWYPFLAAWIPHLACWLVIFNYFFKAVIEGDPPNFVWAIIFVLFFLDGCFAILFTLQWFKIGIFKDYVAGEKGFIVLSFTAKVLLAWINYGGGSR, translated from the coding sequence ATGATGTCCAAGAACGAACACAATAGGATGGAGGTGGAATCCACCACGGATCGCCATGAAGACAACTCCGACGCTGTGGAAACTATGCAAGAGCCACTAAGTATTCGAAATTTGAATGTAGTCCCGGCCTCACTAAAAATATGGAATGGAGTCGCCGTTATCGTTCAATTTGCCCAGGCGGCTGCCTTGTTTGCACTCTCGGCCAACGCAGACAATGCTTACTATTGGTATACAAACTATCCAGCTACTTTCGAAGACCGTGACGAGAATCCGGAAGAATTTGGGCGCCCCGGCCCTACCGAAGTAGCGGATTTTTCCATTACCTGGTATTCTGCGGTCTTTATTTTACTATCTGGCCTGGACCATCTTGCTTGCATCATATTCTGGTCGACCTACAAATATCAGATTGAGCGCCATCAGAATCATTTCCGCTGGGCAGAGTACAGTATTTCCGCGAGTCTGATGCGCATCATGATTGCTCAGCTCGCTGGTGTCACAGACATTCACCTTATTTGGATGCTGTTCGCATCGACCGCCATTACTATGATTCTGGGCGGTATTCACGAATCGGTGAATGCAAAGGCTCGCGCGGATGGGTTGAAACAAAATTGGTATCCATTTCTAGCTGCTTGGATACCTCACCTGGCATGCTGGTTGGTGATTTTCAACTATTTTTTCAAGGCTGTGATTGAGGGAGATCCCCCTAATTTCGTCTGGGCTATCATTTTCGTTTTATTCTTTTTGGACGGTTGCTTTGCAATCTTGTTTACGTTGCAGTGGTTTAAAATCGGTATATTCAAGGACTACGTTGCTGGGGAGAAGGGTTTTATTGTGCTCAGTTTCACGGCGAAGGTTCTTTTGGCTTGGATCAATTATGGCGGGGGATCCCGATAA
- a CDS encoding phytoene desaturase. zeta-carotene desaturase. bacterial-like protein (Bacterial-like Phytoene desaturase/Zeta-carotene desaturase (CrtI, CrtN), expressed gene, possibly involved in carotenoid biosynthesis) codes for MQSRVCHFRFRWDPSGDPSKIRNLVMRSRQSSRRPGHAHEKGSARVTQTAGLFAMRDALGILALAWCSRSRNSCSSSIAVGSFASPLSPPPGRNRATQRQLVVAHQTNSQQSVVGGSTRKSRRVVVVGGGVGGLATAARVAVASPSTEVIILEKNDFVGGRCGSFNVDVPGKGTFRHERGPSLLLLPHVYREIFEYCGSTPEENGLEMKQCTPAYQVVFSDGDCIQLGFPRASDKVERSEEELKSRRKMDTFERNGAAKWDAYMKTCEAFLDCGLPNFIEQRLDMKSFPAFIREALRDFGKGWPLKPHSDVLDSFFESDKMRAMASFQDLYVGLEPYRNNQLLGGGVLTTTAPAVFGLLAAIELHPTNAKCGVYAPIGGFQAVSLALEKLARSCGVKTLTGRAVSEVTDEGVFYVETQANATETKFLSADLVVVNADFPYATQSLISKSETRYSPRFDWDDRFLYSSGVIAFHWSVGRSLDDLYTHNVFMVSGSRKKVEESWSVLRDASTSSFDFEDAEFNFYVHRPMATDSTAAPQGLDAILILVPCPTLLRDPANMHLSRDESIAAYKNQISEGSINILRRKVIQRLTAIPSLATFGSDDILDEHVDTPGTYADRFHCGAGSPFALSHGFKQLSLARPGPTSQKHHKLIFTGASVRPGNGVPLVLIGAKGAEEAILSKLRDTSKDVQWESKNAW; via the exons ATGCAATCACGTGTTTGTCACTTTCGCTTCCGATGGGATCCTTCGGGAGATCCATCCAAAATTCGTAATTTGGTGATGCGGAGCCGCCAATCCAGTCGGCGTCCAGGGCACGCGCACGAAAAGGGATCGGCGAGAGTGACCCAAACGGCCGGATTGTTTGCCATGCGCGATGCACTGGGTATCTTGGCGCTAGCATGGTGCAGCCGGAGTAGGAATTCGTGCTCGTCGTCTATTGCCGTCGGCTCCTTTGCGAGTCCCCTTTCTCCGCCTCCCGGGAGGAACCGAGCCACGCAGCGGCAACTAGTGGTGGCCCACCAGACCAATTCCCAACAATCTGTCGTTGGGGGTAGCACAAGAAAATCACGCcgtgttgtcgtcgtggGTGGGGGAGTCGGTGGGTTGGCTACGGCGGCTCGTGTTGCGGTAGCTTCGCCGTCTACGGAAGTcatcattttggaaaagaacgacTTTGTTGGAGGCCGTTGTGGGTCATTCAACGTCGATGTGCCCGGAAAAGGAACATTTCGTCACGAACGAGGACCCAGCCTGCTACTTTTGCCTCATGTCTACCGGGAAATTTTCGAATATTGTGGGAGTACACCGGAAGAGAATGGGTTGGAAATGAAACAATGCACTCCGGCATACCAGGTAGTCTTTTCGGACGGAGACTGTATTCAACTGGGTTTTCCCCGCGCATCAGACAAGGTTGAaagatccgaagaagaattgaAGTCGCGGAGGAAAATGGACACTTTTGAAAGGAATGGAGCCGCAAAATGGGATGCCTACATGAAGACCTGTGAAGCGTTCCTTGATTGTGGGCTACCAAACTTTATCGAGCAGCGTCTTGACATGAAAAGTTTCCCTGCTTTTATTCGAGAAGCACTCAGGGACTTTGGTAAAGGGTGGCCGTTAAAACCCCATTCGGACGTTTTGGATTCTTTCTTCGAGTCCGACAAGATGCGTGCCATGGCTTCCTTCCAAGATTTGTACGTCGGGCTTGAGCCCTATCGCAACAATCAACTACTTGGGGGAGGCGTTCTGACTACTACTGCACCTGCCGTATTTGGTCTTTTGGCTGCGATTGAGCTGCATCCCACGAATGCAAAGTGTGGTGTGTATGCTCCAATCGGAGGCTTTCAGGCCGTTTCTTTGGCATTGGAAAAGCTGGCAAGATCGTGCGGAGTAAAGACTCTTACTGGTAGAGCTGTATCTGAGGTAACCGACGAAGGGGTCTTCTATGTAGAAACACAAGCAAATGCTACAGAGACAAAGTTTCTTTCTGCTGACCTGGTGGTGGTCAATGCGGATTTCCCATACGCAACGCAAAGTCTTATTTCAAAATCGGAAACCAGGTACAGCCCCCGGTTTGACTGGGACGACCGATTTCTCTACAGCAGCGGCGTTATTGCATTTCATTGGTCGGTCGGTAGATCTCTGGATGATCTTTATACGCACAACGTCTTCATGGTGAGTGGTAGTCGCAAGAAGGTTGAAGAAAGCTGGAGTGTTCTGCGAGATGCTAGTACATCCTCCTTTGATTTTGAGGATGCCGAGTTTAACTTTTACGTTCATCGACCAATGGCGACAGATTCCACGGCTGCTCCCCAG GGGCTCGATGCGATTCTGATTCTCGTTCCATGTCCAACACTTCTACGTGACCCTGCCAATATGCATTTGAGTCGGGATGAGTCGATTGCAGCGTATAAAAATCAGATTAGTGAAGGAAGTATCAACATTTTACGGCGCAAAGTCATCCAACGCCTGACGGCAATTCCTTCCTTGGCCACCTTTGGCTCGGACGATATTCTGGACGAGCACGTGGACACACCCGGCACGTACGCCGATCGGTTTCATTGTGGGGCAGGGTCCCCTTTCGCGCTAAGCCACGGATTCAAACAACTCAGCCTCGCTAGACCTGGTCCTACGTCCCAGAAACACCATAAGCTTATCTTCACAGGAGCAAGTGTTCGACCGGGAAACGGGGTTCCTTTGGTGCTGATTGGTGCCAAGGGGGCTGAAGAGGCCATTTTGTCCAAGCTGAGGGATACATCAAAGGATGTTCAGTGGGAAAGCAAAAATGCCTGGTAG
- a CDS encoding predicted protein produces the protein MPEYTLENLPRKATIEELSAYLAKVQVSFSSVGPIHKAGKGSVAKVVLPKDIDLRKTRKEFLTSPLEGCVVQLHCKSFIAEMKNNKSKNGLADRTFLKKPPQGTSGNSRRSKDRVPGPSGKFKKHFHARKDHKVATRVVPDFIPTQDRVGHTGRQDERLTMNRTRLVPTKQVNDQVAVTFAELDRKIPSPKEMKEIQAQVLKSRKQAEADKNGISISKAPTEADIVPLHRGYFFSLRITSTTAPAILEKIDIGGTHGKSFRYVGQKLPHTVAEKTEANFIFLPNFPGVFRVGLTFQFSTCSILRTLTFKGGDKKMHKEVEPQSLYERKISNIHSQKPIEIFAPPPEGNHNGTRNPFANLPLYKIPANVEKMIGNPEFENAIELPHEDGRNYAKFYQSMLWASELQAYRDIKLFDLEGAKLKREGKFFKLTVEGLAEGRPSVLRGDMVNVTWNRRLYQGRVERTLLLEVVLEFHQSFSRSFNPTADSVDVRFTFSRMTFRISHEGVIEAQHQMKDPLFPNIESVASIKGTQVGRDNSSRLEWGNTALNDEQRLAVTKAVEGALRPLPYIIFGPPGTGKTTAVTETILQLARHKNGLKILVTAPSNDAADALVERLVSYFSPSDLKRVIAYSRNVDSVPSLIRKYTKEGLTSDGQLNQILSGRIVVCTVNLAARFSRLGVPRGFFDVLCVDEAGHASEPEVVSVASTLLNFSHADEQLGAGQIILAGDPKQLGPIVTSDLCRRYGMSTSYMERLSKRSIYYKEDGQYPAELITKLVQNYRSHPAIIELPNKMFYENDLLCRGDTKCTHSLANWEKLPVKGFPVMFHSMTGENLREGSSPSWFNPEEAIQSFNYVDILLNHSRPPLKQDDIGVITPYARQAQKIRLLLKNRGINDVKVGSVETFQGQERQCIILSTVRSETEHIKHDLRFNLGFVASAKRFNVALTRAKALLIVIGCPTVLSLDKDHWLPFLRYCRENGSWVGQPWKEPETDVSSDPGIASQLEDNIRECIDSPSQVVEQEGLAFSGRVLTVNAGDTDKTC, from the exons ATGCCAGAGTATACGCTCGAAAATCTGCCCAGGAAGGCGACCATCGAGGAGCTCTCGGCGTATCTTGCAAAGGTTCAGGTTTCGTTTTCCAGTGTCGGTCCAATCCACAAGGCCGGAAAGGGGTCTGTCGCCAAGGTAGTGTTACCAAAAGACATCGACCTCCGAAAAACGAGAAAGGAATTCTTGACAAGCCCTTTGGAAGGCTGCGTTGTGCAACTTCACTGCAAGTCATTCATTGCGGAGATGAAAAACAATAAGTCCAAAAATGGCTTGGCGGACCGGACTTTCCTAAAGAAACCACCACAAGGTACTAGCGGTAACTCACGCCGATCGAAAGACAGAGTTCCAGGCCCCTCTGGGAAATTCAAAAAGCATTTTCATGCCAGGAAGGATCACAAGGTGGCTACCCGGGTTGTTCCAGACTTCATCCCAACGCAAGACAGGGTCGGACACACAGGACGCCAGGATGAACGGTTGACGATGAATCGGACGCGTCTCGTTCCCACGAAACAAGTCAACGATCAGGTGGCAGTTACTTTCGCTGAACTTGACCGCAAGATCCCGTCCCCCAAGGAGATGAAAGAAATCCAAGCTCAAGTTCTCAAAAGTCGAAAGCAGGCAGAAGCTGACAAAAATGGAATCTCGATTAGCAAAGCACCGACCGAAGCGGATATCGTTCCTTTGCACAGAGGatacttcttttctttgaGGATCACCTCGACCACTGCGCCAGCTATTCTGGAGAAAATCGATATCGGTGGTACTCACGGGAAATCTTTCCGATACGTGGGGCAGAAATTGCCCCACACCGTTGCCGAAAAGACCGAAGCCAACTTCATCTTTCTGCCAAATTTCCCCGGAGTCTTTCGTGTCGGCCTGACCTTTCAGTTTTCTACATGCTCCATTTTGCGAACTCTAACTTTCAAAGGAGGCGACAAGAAAATGCATAAAGAGGTGGAGCCTCAAAGCCTATACGAAAGAAAGATATCTAACATACACAGCCAGAAGCCGATAGAAATATTCGCCCCGCCACCGGAAGGAAATCACAACGGTACCAGAAACCCTTTCGCAAACCTCCCACTCTACAAAATTCCAGCAAACGTGGAAAAAATGATCGGGAATCCTGAATTTGAAAATGCGATTGAACTCCCTCATGAGGACGGTAGGAACTATGCAAAATTCTACCAGAGTATGCTTTGGGCAAGCGAGTTGCAGGCCTACCGCGATATCAAGCTTTTCGATCTTGAGGGCGCCAAATTGAAGAGAGAAGGCAAATTCTTTAAACTGACTGTTGAAGGCCTAGCCGAAGGCCGCCCTTCCGTTTTACGAGGCGATATGGTAAATGTCACTTGGAATCGTCGTTTGTACCAGGGCCGTGTCGAACGAACGCTATTGCTTGAAGTAGTTCTGGAATTCCACCAATCCTTTTCTCGCTCATTTAATCCAACGGCTGACTCCGTTGATGTGAGATTCACATTCAGCCGCATGACATTCCGTATTTCTCACGAAGGAGTGATCGAAGCACAGCACCAGATGAAGGATCCACTGTTTCCTAATATTGAAAGTGTTGCCTCAATCAAAGGTACACAAGTCGGGCGGGACAATTCGTCGCGTCTGGAATGGGGAAATACTGCTTTGAACGACGAACAAAGACTTGCTGTTACAAAAGCTGTGGAGGGTGCGCTGCGTCCACTCCCTTACATTATCTTTGGTCCTCCTGGTACAG GGAAAACCACCGCGGTTACCGAAACTATCCTCCAGTTAGCAAGGCACAAAAACGGACTAAAAATTCTTGTCACTGCACCATCGAATGATGCTGCCGACGCTCTCGTTGAACGACTGGTGTCGTACTTTTCTCCATCTGACCTCAAGCGCGTGATAGCGTACAGTAGAAACGTAGATAGCGTCCCCTCTTTGATTCGCAAGTATACTAAGGAAGGGTTGACCAGTGATGGGCAGCTCAATCAGATTTTGTCCGGGCGTATTGTGGTTTGTACCGTCAATTTAGCGGCGCGGTTCTCTCGGCTCGGCGTTCCTCGTGGCTTTTTTGATGTCCTCTGTGTCGACGAGGCTGGACATGCTAGTGAACCCGAAGTAGTTTCAGTAGCATCGACGCTACTAAATTTCAGCCATGCTGACGAACAACTCGGCGCCGGTCAAATTATTTTGGCAGGCGATCCGAAACAACTTGGTCCAATCGTCACTTCTGATCTCTGTCGGCGCTATGGGATGTCTACATCTTACATGGAACGTCTATCTAAGCGTTCAATCTACTACAAAGAAGACGGACAATACCCGGCGGAATTAATTACGAAGCTGGTCCAGAACTATCGATCCCATCCTGCAATAATCGAGCTTCCGAACAAGATGTTTTACGAAAACGATTTACTGTGTCGTGGGGATACTAAATGTACTCATAGCCTCGCGAACTGGGAGAAATTACCTGTGAAAGGCTTTCCAGTTATGTTTCATTCAATGACGGGTGAGAATCTCCGTGAGGGATCCTCTCCATCTTGGTTCAACCCCGAAGAAGCAATTCAGTCTTTCAACTACGTAGATATCCTTTTAAACCACTCTCGGCCACCCTTAAAGCAAGATGATATTGGAGTGATAACTCCATATGCACGCCAGGCCCAGAAGATTCGTTTACTGTTGAAGAATCGTGGCATCAACGACGTGAAGGTGGGATCAGTCGAAACCTTTCAAGGACAAGAGAGGCAGTGCATCATTCTGTCGACGGTCCGATCAGAGACTGAACACATCAAGCATGACCTGCGATTCAACCTTGGATTTGTCGCCAGCGCCAAACGCTTCAATGTGGCACTCACCAGGGCCAAAGCGCTTCTCATAGTGATCGGTTGCCCGACAGTGCTCAGCCTTGACAAGGATCATTGGCTTCCATTTCTAAGGTACTGCCGTGAGAACGGCTCTTGGGTAGGTCAGCCTTGGAAGGAACCAGAAACGGACGTCTCTTCAGATCCGGGTATTGCTTCTCAACTTGAAGACAACATTCGGGAGTGTATCGATAGCCCGAGCCAGGTAGTCGAGCAAGAGGGATTAGCATTTTCTGGTAGGgttttaacagtaaatgcaGGCGACACAGATAAAACCTGTTAA
- a CDS encoding predicted protein: MMGSTKYDSAVSNPLISGFVSGNPNTKYESSLGPVPLLALASPTVREPVSSEHDEPFNFRDLHRDLEGIEASMIVRAWSACLGIAALLDFSAAMVRRLLSNSVLREERETKNSMEILPRNRTTDKVVEFLQENSFAFGIAFSLMWFVDSFVEAKRRKNEAFRTIDRAHLLGETHNENSKTNFWKLPLVVYYKAISVQLLLLPVGFFVFAYSAMTWLSDPCCEDQIIQIVHRTDKDDVPDEYDSFTKYANTDWLPF, encoded by the exons ATGATGGGTTCGACGAAATATGACAGTGCGGTATCTAATCCACTCATTTCGGGATTTGTATCGGGAAACCCGAATACGAAATACGAATCGTCGCTCGGCCCGGTACCCCTACTCGCTTTGGCGTCGCCGACAGTAAGAGAACCAGTTTCGAGTGAACATGATGAGCCTTTCAATTTTCGAGATCTACATCGTGACCTCGAGGGAATAGAGGCATCTATGATTGTTAGAGCTTGGTCTGCTTGTCTCGGCATTGCGGCTCTTCTAGATTTTTCTGCTGCGATGGTGAGGCGACTCCTGTCTAATTCAGTCCTGCGCGAGGAAAGGGAAACCAAGAATTCGATGGAAATACTACCTCGAAACAGAACTACTGACAAAGTGGTGGAATTTCTCCAAGAGAACTCGTTTGCCTTTGGAATAGCCTTTTCTTTGATGTGGTTCGTCGACTCCTTTGTAGAGGCTAAGCGGCGCAAGAACGAGGCTTTCCGAACAATTGATCGCGCCCACCTGCTAGGGGAGacacacaacgaaaacagcAAGACGAATTTCTGGAAACTGCCTTTGGTAGTCTACTACAAGGCAATTTCCGTACAACTCCTTCTTCTTCCCGTTGGGTTTTTTGTCTTTGCCTATAGTGCCATGACTTGGCTCAGCGACCCTTGTTGCGAAGACCAAATTATTCAAATTGTGCATCGGACGGACAAAGACGATGTTCCAGACGAGTATGATTCCTTTACGAAATACGCCAAT ACGGACTGGCTACCATTTTAA
- a CDS encoding predicted protein, producing MKIITFAVPLSSFVAAAGFLSSGMTAQTSFRVQKHRRFASPNLLVLKEKISKKRRDQLGIGEGEDEYDLDVALTINTDPLISKIIAGSFILVMVSLLLVGVVLPSLTDYGEGVCNPILSAGRC from the coding sequence ATGAAGATCATTACTTTTGCAGTTCCCTTGTCCTCATTTGTAGCTGCAGCCGGCTTTCTGTCATCAGGTATGACAGCTCAGACCAGCTTCAGAGTCCAGAAGCATAGGAGATTTGCCTCGCCGAATTTGCTTGTGCTCAAGGAAAAGATTTCAAAGAAGCGCCGAGATCAGCTAGGAATCGGCGAAGGAGAAGACGAATACGATCTGGATGTAGCACTGACCATTAACACAGATCCGTTAATTTCCAAAATCATCGCGGGATCCTTTATCCTCGTCATGGTGTCCCTCTTACTAGTTGGAGTTGTCCTTCCTTCTCTAACTGACTACGGCGAAGGAGTTTGTAATCCTATTCTGTCCGCTGGTAGATGTTAA
- the CATR1 gene encoding caltractin (Caltractin (Centrin), Protein of the Calmoduline like superfamily (EF hand domain protein)) has product LSQGEIDDLRDAFRLFDKENTQSILLKDVRDALRSIASEVDQSKKGNSNLQRLLYNSSSFPEDKTLTMDEFVELVTKPDPNDRRSEIQKVFDLFDEGRKGHINVQDLRNASTGLGEAMEEDELHEMIERTSSDGRVYLEDFERIMAKKLFS; this is encoded by the coding sequence CTCAGCCAAGGCGAGATTGATGATCTTCGTGATGCATTCCGTCTATTCGACAAGGAAAACACTCAGTCGATTCTTCTCAAGGATGTTCGTGATGCATTGCGATCAATTGCTAGTGAAGTAGATCAATCCAAAAAGGGAAACTCCAATTTGCAACGCCTACTTTATAACTCTAGCAGCTTCCCGGAAGACAAAACTCTTACCATGGACGAGTTTGTTGAGCTAGTCACAAAACCTGATCCGAATGATCGCCGCAGCGAgatccaaaaagtctttGATCTTTTCGATGAAGGAAGAAAGGGACACATAAACGTGCAAGATTTGCGAAATGCTTCCACTGGTCTGGGAGAAGCtatggaagaagatgaaCTCCATGAAATGATTGAACGCACGTCATCCGACGGAAGAGTATACTTGGAAGACTTTGAGCGCATCATGGCCAAAAAACTGTTTTCTTAG
- a CDS encoding succinate dehydrogenase cytochrome b subunit (Probably a component of the mitochondrial enzyme complex that oxidizes succinate to fumarate in the citric acid cycle. Reaction catalyzed: succinate + ubiquinone = fumarate + ubiquinol. This subunit has transmembrane domains, anchoring the SDH1 subunit to the membrane, and uses cytochrome b560 as co-factor.), producing the protein MSLNVLLKQSFQRAARLQATRSMTILSKSSGEEYKKMNYTSRMKNSGRPVSPHVTVYNFPIAAVASITNRVTGCVLSFGALGLGAAELLGGSGSALYIMQFVGSQGMLISAGSKFAISFPIVYHYGGGLRHLMWDQYPEMLTNTDVAKSSYQLFAGSALISGALMFM; encoded by the exons ATGTCTTTGAACGTCCTTTTGAAGCAATCATTCCAGAGGGCCGCTCGTTTGCAAGCTACACGGTCCATGACAATCCTTTCTAAATCTAGTGGAGAAGAATACAAAAAGATG AATTATACTAGCCGTATGAAGAATTCCGGACGACCCGTCAGCCCTCACGTTACCGTGTATAATTTCCCCATCGCCGCTGTCGCCAGTATTACAAATCGTGTTACTGGGTGCGTCCTATCGTTTGGCGCGCTGGGTCTCGGAGCCGCTGAGCTTTTAGGAGGTAGCGGAAGTGCCTTGTACATCATGCAATTCGTAGGATCTCAAGGCATGCTGATATCCGCTGGATCCAAGTTTGCCATCTCGTTCCCCATTGTTTATCATTATGGGGGAGGTTTGAGACACTTGATGTGGGACCAATACCCCGAAATGCTGACAAATACGGATGTTGCGAAGAGTTCCTACCAGCTTTTCGCCGGTTCCGCCCTTATCAGCGGAGCCCTTATGTTTATGTAA